Proteins encoded by one window of Deltaproteobacteria bacterium:
- a CDS encoding acyl-CoA dehydrogenase family protein codes for MDFELSEEQNILRNQIREFAENEIKPIAGHLDETETFSVELTRKMADMGLFGMFVGEDFGGSGAGYLEYIIAVEEIARVDGSQAATVAAGNSLGIGPIWNFGTEAQKREWLPRLCRGEILASFGLTEPNAGSDAGHSTTSARMENGEWVINGSKIFITNSSSSMAGVCVVQAVTGVGEHKKAELSCILVPHGTPGFTTQTMHGKLMWRGSDTGQLFFDNCRVPEENLLGSRGEGFKQMMQTLDAGRLSIAAMGVGGAQGAFELAHRYAQERSQFGRAIGNFQAIAYKLADMATEIEAARMLLYKAAWLKDMHKPFGKVAAMAKLYASEVMHRVVHSAVQIHGGYGLMKEYPVERFYRDQRLLEIGEGTSEIQRLVIARHLGFKPVF; via the coding sequence CTGGATTTTGAGCTGTCCGAAGAGCAGAACATCCTGCGGAATCAGATCCGCGAATTCGCCGAAAACGAGATCAAGCCCATCGCCGGGCACCTCGACGAGACCGAGACGTTTTCCGTCGAACTGACGCGCAAGATGGCCGACATGGGCCTGTTCGGCATGTTCGTCGGCGAGGACTTCGGCGGCAGCGGCGCGGGGTATCTCGAATACATCATCGCCGTCGAGGAGATCGCCCGGGTGGACGGCTCGCAGGCCGCGACCGTGGCCGCGGGCAATTCGCTGGGCATCGGGCCGATCTGGAACTTCGGCACCGAGGCGCAGAAGCGCGAATGGCTGCCGCGCCTGTGCCGCGGCGAGATCCTCGCGAGCTTCGGCCTGACCGAGCCCAACGCCGGCTCCGACGCGGGGCACAGCACGACCTCGGCGCGCATGGAAAACGGCGAGTGGGTCATCAACGGCAGCAAAATCTTCATCACCAACTCGTCGTCGTCCATGGCGGGGGTGTGCGTGGTGCAGGCGGTCACGGGCGTGGGTGAGCACAAGAAGGCCGAGCTTTCGTGCATCCTCGTCCCGCACGGCACGCCGGGGTTCACCACGCAGACGATGCACGGCAAGCTCATGTGGCGCGGCTCCGACACCGGCCAACTCTTTTTCGACAACTGCCGCGTGCCCGAAGAAAACCTGCTGGGCTCGCGCGGCGAGGGCTTCAAGCAGATGATGCAGACGCTCGACGCCGGGCGTTTGTCCATCGCCGCGATGGGCGTGGGCGGCGCGCAGGGTGCGTTCGAGCTCGCGCACCGCTACGCGCAGGAGCGCTCGCAGTTCGGCCGCGCCATCGGCAACTTCCAGGCGATCGCCTACAAGCTCGCCGACATGGCGACCGAGATCGAGGCCGCGCGGATGCTGCTCTACAAGGCCGCGTGGCTCAAAGACATGCACAAGCCCTTCGGCAAGGTCGCCGCGATGGCGAAGCTCTACGCCAGCGAGGTCATGCACCGCGTGGTGCACTCCGCGGTGCAGATTCACGGGGGATACGGCCTGATGAAGGAGTACCCGGTGGAGCGTTTCTACCGCGACCAGCGTCTGCTGGAGATCGGCGAGGGCACGAGCGAGATCCAGCGCCTCGTCATCGCCCGCCACCTGGGATTCAAGCCGGTCTTCTGA